In one Watersipora subatra chromosome 6, tzWatSuba1.1, whole genome shotgun sequence genomic region, the following are encoded:
- the LOC137398778 gene encoding tetratricopeptide repeat protein 28-like: MSEFPYVEWLARNYKSKGEESGSWRDYVQAHGLANFCVAEDPLPERHKLVYEIEESWYKGNHPLSYDEHQELIRSHEKLLHEYREKTNEDFELLIGSVKELETDNIFSENSKQKSRIFCKNVFETSEKCTEGLIKVSRRILETSVTVLKRLNEECDDKFVVIALGSIAKGEATPYSDLEYGIIVENNSNYFERLAVDSYFRIGNLKETPLKAFDIQELIENDYLDHQISTDNMFVGYRIDGITQRSGNIPTGNGKGGYKLTFTVDELMTLYQKEAEKPFDSYAADKSDMLSSTAVILANESISDPCEPYRLFQSAKRVYENSVPEKKNVLQKRLQSFQQDMNKYSFLPEFTKFQPPENRSVKVKEKLFRYPTLLANNLKMCLQFDAVHCWKVFSTMREKGLLSHDNHDYLNILLASSIYIRTSAYLKLKAQAEFIHVADEQTVAQNETYIAPPQLILTMGCLLAPIKQSVKASVSEAADSFECLGNTAISSICAEVSVTKNDHWVKSEVLYFMGKYSEAKEELGNAISKSLESSGLDFFFNKVKEHAASMPDGKSFVRKNTELCAYVLYYTGNYCRALQYFMHLIDSNQASTELFRFLAAHCYKEIGNWKDAKKMLPKDKKDITALADHRDISTAYFNIGQTYLSLGEHSSALEFLSMALNKQRSVHGETAIHSDIARSYLGIGNAHHFLGDYKTELEYYTKSLDMWKAVYGETATHSGIATSYHNVGIAYQSLGNYREALKYFTKSLDMKEAVYGETALHSDIACSYTGIGNVNQYLGNYKKALEYYTKSLDMWKAVYGETATHSHIASSYLGIGTANHSLGNYEEALLYFTKSLDMWIAVHGETATHSNIAYSYNSIGTVYHSLGVYRAALEYHTKSLNMMKAVHGETASHSDIAGSYYNTGNAYFYLSDYTTALEYYTKSLDMRKAVYGETATHADIADSYNCIGKVNHSLGDYRAALEYHTQSLEMMKAVYGETAFHPDIAHSYHIVGKAYHSLGEYSSALDFYTKSLDMMKVVYRENSAHCYIQQVKRDIESLPQNI, translated from the exons ATGTCAGAGTTTCCATATGTAGAATGGCTAGCAAGAAACTATAAATCTAAAGGTGAAGAGTCTGGCTCCTGGAGAGACTATGTTCAG GCTCATGGTTTAGCTAACTTCTGTGTAGCAGAGGATCCACTACCTGAGAGACATAAGTTAGTCTATGAGATAGAAGAGAGTTGGTACAAAGGTAACCATCCACTCAGTTATGATGAGCATCAGGAACTGATTAGAAGCCATGAAAAACTTCTACATGAGTACCGAGAGAAGACAAATGAAGATTTTGAACTTTTAATTGGCTCAGTTAAAGAATTAGAAACTGATAACATCTTTAGTGAAAACAGCAAACAAAAATCtagaatattttgtaaaaacgtGTTTGAAACAAGTGAGAAATGCACAGAGGGTCTAATCAAAGTTTCTAGAAGAATTTTAGAAACAAGTGTCACAGTTCTAAAAAGATTAAATGAAGAATGTGATGATAAGTTTGTGGTCATAGCTCTTGGGTCAATTGCAAAGGGGGAGGCGACTCCGTATTCTGACCTAGAATATGGAATTATAGTTGAAAATAATTCTAACTACTTTGAAAGATTAGCCGTAGACAGCTACTTCCGTATAGGGAATCTCAAAGAGACACCACTGAAAGCTTTTGATATCCAGGAACTGATTGAGAATGACTACTTGGACCATCAGATCTCTACTGATAATATGTTTGTTGGCTACAGAATTGATGGAATTACACAAAGATCAGGTAACATACCAACAGGAAATGGAAAAGGAGGTTATAAGTTGACATTCACTGTCGACGAACTCATGACGCTCTACCAAAAGGAAGCTGAAAAACCATTTGATAGTTACGCTGCAGACAAGTCTGACATGCTCTCATCAACTGCTGTTATTTTAGCAAACGAGTCAATATCTGACCCTTGTGAACCATATCGATTGTTTCAGTCAGCTAAAAGAGTTTATGAGAATTCAGTGCCAGAAAAAAAGAATGTTTTGCAAAAACGTTTGCAATCATTTCAACAGGACATGAACAAGTACTCATTTCTTCCTGAGTTCACAAAATTTCAACCGCCAGAAAACCGGAGTGTAAAAGTTAAGGAGAAGTTATTCCGATATCCAACTTTGCTagcaaacaatttgaaaatgTGTTTGCAGTTTGATGCCGTGCATTGCTGGAAAGTTTTCTCAACTATGAGAGAAAAGGGCCTGTTGTCACATGACAATCATGACTACTTAAACATTCTGTTAGCTTCATCTATCTACATACGTACATCTGCTTACCTCAAACTGAAAGCTCAGGCCGAGTTTATTCATGTTGCTGATGAACAAACTGTAGCACAGAATGAGACCTACATTGCTCCCCCACAGTTAATCCTAACCATGGGATGCTTGCTCGCTCCAATCAAACAGTCTGTAAAAGCGAGCGTATCGGAAGCCGCTGACTCATTTGAATGCCTTGGCAACACTGCCATCTCGTCGATATGCGCAGAAGTTTCTGTAACAAAAAATGACCATTGGGTAAAATCTGAGGTTTTATACTTTATGGGCAAATACTCTGAGGCTAAAGAGGAGCTAGGAAATGCTATCAGTAAATCTCTAGAATCTTCTGGGCTTGACTTCTTCTTCAATAAAGTAAAGGAACACGCAGCGAGTATGCCTGATGGCAAATCCTTTGTGCGCAAGAATACTGAGCTTTGCGCATACGTACTGTACTATACTGGGAATTACTGCCGTGCTCTACAGTATTTCATGCACCTCATTGACAGCAATCAAGCATCTACTGAGTTATTCAGATTTCTAGCGGCGCACTGCTACAAAGAGATTGGTAACTGGAAAGATGCTAAAAAGATGCTGCCAAAG GACAAAAAGGATATCACTGCATTAGCTGATCACAGAGATATATCTACAGCATACTTCAACATTGGACAGACGTATTTATCATTAGGTGAGCATAGCTCAGCCTTAGAATTTCTGAGTATGGCCTTGAATAAGCAGAGATCTGTGCACGGAGAAACTGCTattcattctgatattgctcgcAGCTACCTAGGCATTGGTAATGCACATCACTTTCTGGGTGACTATAAAACAGAATTGGAGtattacaccaagtctttggatatgtggaaagctgtgtatggagaaactgctactCATTCTGGTATTGCTACCAGCTACCATAATGTTGGTATTGCATACCAATCGCTTGGCAACTATAGAGAAGCATTAAAATACTTCACAAAGTCATTAGATATGAAggaagctgtgtatggagaaactgctcttcattctgatattgcttgCAGCTACACAGGCATTGGCAATGTAAATCAATATCTGGGTAACTATAAaaaagcattagaatattacaccaagtctttggatatgtgGAAAGcagtgtatggagaaactgctactCATTCTCATATTGCTAGCAGCTACCTAGGCATTGGTACTGCAAATCACTCCCTGGGCAACTATGAAGAGGCATTATTGtattttaccaagtctttggatatgtgGATAGCTGTGCATGGAGAAACTGCTACTCACTCTAATATTGCTTACAGCTACAATTCCATTGGTACTGTATATCACTCACTGGGGGTCTATAGAgcagcattagaatatcacaccaagtctttgaatATGATGAAAGCTGTgcatggagaaactgctagtcattctgatattgctggCAGCTACTACAATACTGGTAATGCATATTTCTATCTGAGTGACTATACaacagcattagaatattacacTAAATCTTTGGATATGAGGAAAGCTGTCTATGGAGAAACTGCAACTCATGCTGATATTGCTGACAGCTACAATTGCATTGGTAAAGTAAATCACTCACTGGGTGACTATAGAgcagcattagaatatcacacccaATCTTTAGAGATGATGAAGGccgtgtatggagaaactgcatTTCATCCTGATATTGCTCACAGCTACCATATTGTCGGTAAAGCATATCACTCACTTGGGGAATATAGTTCAGCATTAGATTTTTataccaagtctttggatatgatgaAAGTTGTGTATAGAGAGAATTCCGCTCATTGTTACATACAACAAGTCAAGAGAGATATCGAAAGCTTGCCACAAAATATCTAG